The following coding sequences are from one Nicotiana tabacum cultivar K326 chromosome 1, ASM71507v2, whole genome shotgun sequence window:
- the LOC107831126 gene encoding auxin-responsive protein SAUR36-like, translated as MGKIQGFVLKHRVTALLRRTFRRRISPAKYQKDNLLPKPLSKFLNWTKSLKIKAKAICSKIHCSGSGSGSSRGYIQIGQEPVGEKSMVVPKGHMAVYVGQKDGDFKRVMVPVIYFNHPLFSRLLREVEDEYGFIHPGGITIPCRISEFELVQTRIKQGRVAPKVLS; from the coding sequence ATGGGCAAGATCCAAGGTTTTGTTCTCAAACATCGGGTCACCGCACTTCTCCGGCGTACATTCCGGCGAAGGATATCGCCGGCGAAGTACCAAAAAGATAACCTACTTCCAAAACCCCTTTCAAAATTCTTAAACTGGACAAAAAGTCTCAAGATCAAAGCCAAGGCTATTTGCTCAAAAATTCACTGCTCCGGGTCCGGGTCGGGTTCGAGTCGAGGTTACATACAAATCGGGCAAGAACCAGTTGGAGAGAAATCTATGGTTGTGCCAAAAGGTCACATGGCAGTTTATGTGGGACAAAAAGATGGAGATTTTAAAAGAGTTATGGTTCCTGTAATATATTTTAATCATCCTTTGTTTAGTAGATTGTTGAGGGAGGTTGAAGATGAGTATGGGTTTATTCACCCGGGTGGGATTACTATTCCTTGTCGGATCTCGGAGTTTGAGCTTGTCCAGACCCGGATCAAACAGGGTCGGGTTGCCCCCAAAGTGTTGTCATGA
- the LOC107831118 gene encoding uncharacterized protein LOC107831118 — METVKCIIEDLNNDHFSILIDESRDVSCKEQMAIVLQYVDRRGSVIERFIGIVHVRETTALSLKNGIVGLLAQHSLSPSFIRGQCYDGASNMQGDINRLKILMQKESKVVHSIHYFAHQLQLILVAVSKRCDEVQELLLVVSDILNMVGSSFKRRDELRESQAEEIEEALRKGELETGRGLNQELGLARAGDTLWGSHYKSFNNFILMFGLIIDVLDAIAINARFDEKCKAKGYLKACLTFEVVFMLHFMRTILAITNELNVAFQKKEQDIANVMILVRVAKDQLQRLREDGWASLIDEVSKFCIKYDILIPNFDEPYVILGRSRHRVAEYNNLHHYHVVAFCKTIDWQFQELNNRFDEVTTELLLGVACLNPVNSFSSFDIEKILRLAKLYPDDFDKYSIVDLRFQLENYIVDVRDHDKRFSALKGLGDLSKKLVETKKHGTYPLVFRLVKFALLLLVATATVERAFSTMKLIKSDLRNRMDDELLSGCLVPYIEKKYLVIFLMRLLWIHFKT, encoded by the coding sequence ATGGAAACAGTTAAATGTATCATTGAGGATTTAAATAATGATCACTTTTCTATATTAATTGATGAATCTCGTGATGTATCATGTAAGGAGCAAATGGCTATTGTTTTGCAGTATGTTGATAGAAGGGGAAGTGTGATAGAACGATTTATTGGTATTGTTCATGTTCGTGAAACTACTGCTTTGTCTCTAAAGAATGGAATTGTTGGTTTACTTGCTCAACATTCTTTAAGTCCATCTTTCATACGTGGACAATGTTACGATGGAGCAAGCAATATGCAAGGTGATATAAATAGGCTTAAAATCTTGATGCAAAAAGAAAGTAAAGTTGTTCATTCTATTCATTATTTTGCTCATCAACTTCAACTAATTCTTGTTGCGGTTTCTAAAAGATGTGATGAAGTGCAAGAACTTTTATTAGTTGTTTCTGATATATTAAATATGGTGGGATCTTCTTTCAAACGTAGAGATGAACTTCGTGAATCTCAAgcagaagaaattgaagaagcaTTACGTAAAGGTGAGCTTGAAACAGGAAGGGGCTTAAATCAAGAATTAGGTCTTGCTAGAGCTGGTGATACTCTATGGGGCTCTCACTACAAATCCTTTAACAATTTTATTCTTATGTTTGGCCTTATCATTGATGTACTTGATGCTATTGCTATTAATGCACGTTTTGACGAAAAGTGTAAGGCAAAGGGATACCTTAAAGCATGTTTAACATTTGAAGTTGTCTTCATGTTGCATTTTATGCGCACTATTTTAGCAATCACAAATGAGCTTAATGTTGCCTTCCAAAAGAAGGAGCAAGATATTGCAAATGTTATGATACTTGTTAGAGTGGCAAAAGATCAGTTGCAACGTCTAAGAGAGGATGGTTGGGCTTCACTTATTGATGAGGTATCTAAGTTTTGCATCAAATATGACATATTGATACCTAACTTTGATGAGCCTTATGTTATCCTTGGAAGATCACGTCATAGAGTTGCAGAGTACAATAATTTACATCACTACCATGTTGTAGCATTCTGTAAAACTATTGATTGGCAATTTCAAGAACTCAATAACCGCTTTGATGAGGTGACAACTGAATTGCTTCTTGGAGTTGCTTGCTTGAACCCAGTTAACTCCTTTTCAAGCTTTGACATTGAAAAGATATTGAGATTAGCTAAGCTATATCCTGATGATTTTGATAAATACTCTATAGTTGACCTTCGTTTTCAGCTTGAGAATTACATTGTCGATGTCAGAGATCATGATAAAAGGTTTTCCGCTCTTAAGGGACTTGGTGATCTTTCTAAGAAACTAGTAGAAACAAAGAAGCATGGGACTTATCCTCTTGTGTTCCGGCTAGTGAAATTTGCTTTACTTTTGCTAGTTGCTACAGCTACGGTTGAAAGAGCTTTCTCGACAATGAAGTTGATTAAGTCTGACTTACGAAATCGAATGGATGATGAGCTTTTGAGTGGTTGTTTAGTGCCTTATATAGAAAAAAAGTATTTAGTAATATTTCTAATGAGGCTATTGTGGATACATTTCAAAACATGA
- the LOC142164252 gene encoding uncharacterized protein LOC142164252: MKRYYPTTSKIPKSSSTSQDLSKIANESEQHQQSERVNLGSLEVDLGERLAIRKYRPNDRDAIRRTYLQRGAFQPREHKFPQRNFYGKLRRFNPQWFSEYDCLEYSITKDAAFCFYCYLFQDECINQGGGDVFSSIGFTSWNKKDRFDMHISGPNSIQNQSRKKSEDLMRQKQFIQSVLAKQSYQQKLE; encoded by the coding sequence ATGAAGAGATACTATCctacaacttccaaaattccaaaatCAAGTTCAACATCTCAAGATTTATCTAAAATAGCTAATGAGTCGGAACAACATCAACAAAGTGAAAGAGTTAATTTAGGCTCTTTAGAGGTTGATCTTGGGGAAAGATTAGCAATTCGAAAATATCGTCCAAATGATCGTGATGCAATACGAAGAACATATCTTCAAAGAGGTGCTTTCCAACCTCGAGAACACAAATTTCCTCAAAGAAATTTTTATGGCAAATTGCGTCGCTTTAATCCTCAATGGTTTTCTGAGTATGATTGTTTGGAGTATAGCATAACAAAAGATGCAGCTTTTTGCttctattgttatttgtttcaagATGAATGCATCAATCAAGGGGGAGGAGATGTATTTTCAAGTATAGGATTTACAAGTTGGAACAAGAAGGATAGATTTGATATGCATATTAGTGGACCAAATAGTATTCAAaatcaatcaagaaagaaaagtgaagatTTGATGAGACAAAAACAATTCATTCAAAGTGTACTTGCTAAACAATCTTATCAACAAAAGCTAGAATAA